GCCGTAGCCAATAGTGTAGACCAGCTTGGCGGGCGCGTAGAATTCGCAAACGAAAGGCATGATCTCGCGGTGGGTAATAAATCCGGGGGAGTCGGCCCCGTGCCTTGCGTTTAACATCGGCGACGTCGCGCGGAGGTAAAGCGATTTGTGGGCGGCCGGGACGGGGCGGTCAGCCGGCGGCGTTACCCCTCGGGCGGTAGCTCGATCCAGTAACGCTGCACCCAGCAGTCGCGGTGGGGGGCCGGCACTTCGGAGTGCAGCACACCGCCGTTGCGCAGGATGGTGCGGGCGGAGCCCTCGTTTTCGCGGTCGCAGGTGATCAGACAGCGGTGGATGCCGCGTCGGCGCGCCTCGGTTAGCGTGGCGGCGAGAATGGCGGTGGCATGGCCGCGGCGGCGGGCGGATGGGCGCACGCCGTAGCCGATGTGACCACCTTCGACGCGCAGGCTCGGCGTGAGCTCGTGCCGCAGATTGGAGACGGCGACGACCTCGGTATCGTTTTCCACCAGCCAATAGCTGGAGTGGGCGACGAAACCGGCCGGGAGGTTTTCGCCGCGCTCACTGGCTTCGAGGCCGGCGAGGAATGCCGGGAAATCGTCGGTCGGAAAGGAAAGGGGAAAGGGAATGAGCGGCTCGTCGCGGGCTTTGAACTCGGCGATCAAGCCGAGGTAGGATTCGCGCCAGCGGGCGGACGGGCGTTCGAGGGTGGTGCTCATGCAGAGGGGAACGGCAGCAGTCCGCGGGCCGACAAGCAGCGCGCTAGAGATAAACGCCGCCGCCGAGGAGGCGGGGACCGTCGTAGAGGGCGAGGATTTGGCCGGAGGCGAGACCGCGTTGCGGATCGCGGAAAGAGATGGTGGCAGCCGTCGGGTCGTCGGGATCGGGGCTGAAGTGCAGCGGCACGCGCGGATCGCGGTAGCGCACTTTACCCTCAAGGTCGGTGGCGGTGGTGGGCGGGGTGGGGGTGTTCCAGCGCAGGCTGTGCACTTTGACCTCGGATTGATGCAGGCCGGGGGCGTCGGGGCCGTCAAAGGCGACGAGCAGGGCGCGATCGGCGGCGCGTTTGCCGACGACCACGTAAGCTTTGCCGTCGGTGTTGGAGGGGATGCCGATGCCGCGGCGTTGGCCGAGGGTGTAGAAATGCAGGCCGCGGTGTTCACCGAGCACGGTGTCGTCGGTGGCGCGCACGATGGGGCCGGGGGCGTCGGGCACGTATTCGCGCAGGAAGTCGGCCATCTTGATTTGACCGATGAAGCAGATGCCCTGGCTGTCCTTCTTGGTGGCGTTGGGCAGTCCGGCTTCGGCGGCGAGGCGACGCAGCTCGGGTTTTTGCAGGTGACCGATGGGGAAGCGGGCGAGGGCGAGCTGCGCCTGCGACATGAGCGCGAGGAAGTAGGTTTGGTCCTTGTTGGGATCGGCGCCTTCGATGAGGGCGAAGGGACCGGCGGCGGCCGGGGAGCCGGGGTCGACGACCCCGGCTACAGCATCTAGGGGGCGGCGTTGGGCGTAGTGGCCGGTGGCGACGGCGTCGAAGCCGTGACCGCGGGCCCACTGGGCGAATACGCCGAACTTGATGTCGCGGTTGCACATCACATCGGGATTCGGCGTGAGGCCGCGTTGGTAGCCATCGAGCAGGTAGGCGACGACACGTTCGCGATACTCTTGCATCAGGTTGACCACGCGAAACGGGATACCGAGGTGCTCGGCGACGGCGCGGGCGTCGGTGATGTCCTGCTGCCACGGACAATCGCCGATGATTTCGTCCTCGTTGATCCAATTCTTCATGTAAGCCGCTTCCACGTCGTAGCCCGCGCGCTGCAGTTGCAGGGCGGCGACGGCGCTGTCCACGCCGCCGGAGAGGGCGACCAGAATGCGGGAGGAGGAGGACATGGTGGCAGGCTTCCAACTAAGTTTGCGGGGCGTAAACCCTCAAATAGCGAATGGTATAACTCCGCGGGAGATTTGCGCCTTGAGCGATGCATGGCTTGTTCGATGCTAAGCGGCCCTCCGTCCGACCTATGCCTTCCCGAGCCAATCGTATTGTCCAAGCCTGGTTCAACTCGCCCACCAGCGGCGTGTTGGAGCTGGCCCGTGACTGGAAGGCGCGCCACGCGCCGCCGGTCAAATTCTCCGGGGGTCTGCGCGTCTCCTCCCTCAAGCGAGTGCGCGATCATTCCTATGGCAGCGAGAGCGGCTATTTCGTGAGCCGGGCGGGCCGGATTTTCTTTTTCCTGTCGAATGGGGCGCATCCCAAGCCGTTTGCGCGCAGCAAGTCGGTGTATCTGGCGGGCGACTTCAATGGCTGGGGCGACGCGATTGGCCAGGAAGATTGGCTGATGCGGGAGGCGACGCTGGATGGTCAGCCGGTGCTATTGTGGTGTGGCGAAGCCGCGCCGTTTTTGGCGCATCCGCCGATGCGGTTCAAATTTGTCGACGACGAAGGGCATTGGTTCGACGTGCCCGGCGATGCACCCAACGTGGTGGCGGACGACGGTGGCAACCGCAACCGCGTGGTGGATCCGGATCGCACCGGCCAGCACCTTTACACCTTTGAGTTGGCGAAGCCGATCGACCTCACGCAGTCGTGGCGGGCTCACTGGGCGGTGGCTGACGGTGACCATTCGGTGCCGATTCGACCGGGCGCGTATTTCAATCAATTGGAATCAAAGTTGCCACAGGGCGTGCGTATTGAAGATGGGGATACGGTATTTCGCCTCTTTGCACCGCGGGCCCGCACGGTGGAGCTGGTGCTGCGGGAGCCGGATGAGGGGGGCGAGATTCCGGCGGAAGGCGTGCGCGTGGCGTTGAGCCGGAGTGAAGCCGATCCCACGACTTGGGAGGTGATCATCGAAGGCAACCTGCACGGATGGCTCTACCACTACCACCTGGATGGTCCGCGCGATGAGTTCAGCCTCTTCGATCCCGCACAGCCGGTGCTCGACCCGTGGGCGATCGCGGCGGTGGGGCGCGAAGGTCCGGGCGTGGTGGTGGATCGCAGTCAATTTGCGCCGCCGCGCAAACCGTCGGGTTACCGCACGCCGTCTTGGCAGGATTTGGTGATCTGCGAAGCGCACGTGCGTGACCTCGTGGCGGGCGCGCCCATCGAGTTGACGGCCGAGGAGCGGCGTGGCTTCGCCGGCCTCGCGAAGTGGGTGCGCAGTCCGGCGTTTTACCTGCATCGGCTGGGCGTGAATGCCGTCGAGCTGCAGCCCATCCAGGAATTCGATAACGAAACCACCGAGGAGTATCATTGGGGCTACATGACCAATAACTACTTCGCCCCGGAGAGCAGTTATGCGCTCGATCCGGTGCGGGCGAGTGGGGTGAAGGAGCTGCAGGACGTCGTGCGGGCATTTCATGAGCGGGGCACGGCGGTGATCCTGGATGTGGTCTACAATCATGTGGGCGTGCCCGGTCACCTCATGTTCATCGACAAGTTGTATTACTTCGCGGTGGGGCAGGAGGGCGACCTCTCCAACTGGAGTGGATGCGGCAACGACCTGCGGGCCGATGCGGCCATGGCCACGCGTCTCATCATTGAGAGCTGCACCCATCTGCTGAAGACCTACGACGTCGACGGCTTCCGCTTCGACCTCGCGGAGTTACTCGGGGTCGAGGTGCTCAAGCAGATCGAGATCGCGCTCAAACGCGTGAAACCCGACGTCGTGCTGATCGCCGAGCCGTGGAGTTTTCGTGGTCACATCGCCGGCGCGCTGGGTGAAACCGGCTGGGCGTCCTGGAACGATGGATACCGGCGCTTCCTCAAGGATTACGTGCGCGGCGGCAGCTCGCGGGAAGCGTTTGAGTATTACCTGAAGGGCTCGCCGTGGTATTTCGCGCACTGGCCGGCGCAGACGGTCAACTACGTCGAATCGCACGACGATCGCACCTGGATCGACGAGATCACCGAAAACAGCGACGGCAACGGCCACCTGCCCACCGCCAACGATCGCCGACGCACGCACCTGATGGCGGCGGTATTGTTCAGCTCCATCGGCATTCCGATGATCTCGGCCGGGCAGGATTTCCTGCGCTCCAAGCACGGCGTGAACAACACCTATCAGCGCGGCGACCTGAACGCGCTCGATTATCGGCGCCTGGAACGGTTTTCCGGGACGCACACTTATTTTGCGGAGTGGATCGCGTTTCGCGGTTCCGAGACCGGCCGACTGCTGCGGCACTTCTCCCGCGCCTCGGAAGGGTTCTTCCAGTTCTGGTGGGCGCCCGATACGGCGGCGGCGGTGGTGCTCTACAATGCCGACCTATCCGCCGGCGATGAACAGTTGCTCTTCGCCGTCAATCCGACCCTGCACGACGTCGAAGTGGAGGTGGACGCCACGCTCGTCGTCGGAGTCTGGCGTCGCGTGGCCGACCACGAAGGGTTTGCCCGCCCGGATTTGCCCGCTTGGGAGACTCCGCTCGATAGCAGGATATGGGTGCCCGCCCTCGGTTGCGGCCTCTGGCAACGGGTGGAGTAGGGCGCGGGGCGGCATGAGGTAAGTTCATCCGCCTCAAAATGATGGGTTTGTGCCGCCCAGGGGGCCGTCGCCAAGATACGGCAAGGTCACAACAATGAATGCCCGGTAAAACCCCTTGCCAATGACAGGGTGCCCGATTTCGCTGCTCTTCCCGCGTCCGCAGGATGCGGGTTCAACCTGAAACAGCATATAACCCACTACACTGGAGAAACCCATGGCAGTAAAAGTTGGCATCAATGGTTTTGGCCGCATCGGGCGCTTGGTCTTCCGCGCCCTCGTTGAGCAGGGCCTGCTCGGCGATACACTCGACGTTGTGGCCGTGAACGACCTCGTTCCCGCCGACAACCTCGCTTACCTTCTGAAGTATGACTCTACCCAGGGTCGCTTCAACGGCACCGTCAGCAGCAAGAAGTCTTCTGACGCCGTCGCCGAAGACGACGTGCTCGTCGTCAATGGTAAGGAAATTAAGGTTCTCGCCGTTCGCGAGGGTCCGGCCGCTCTCCCGTGGGGCGAGCTCGGCGTCGATCTCGTGATCGAGTCGACCGGCCTCTTCACCGAGGACAAGAAGGCTCAGGGTCACATCGACGCTGGCGCCAAGAAGGTGATCATTTCCGCCCCGGGTAAGGGCGACGTCGCCACCATCGTGATGGGCGTCAACGACGCTTCCCTCGACGTCAAGACCACCAACCTCATCTCCAACGCCTCCTGCACCACGAACTGCCTCGCGCCGCTCGTGCACGTGCTCCTCAAGGAAGGCATTGGCATCGAGGAAGGTCTCATGACCACCGTCCACTCCTACACCGCGACCCAAAAGACGGTCGACGGTCCTTCCAAGAAGGACTGGAAGGGTGGCCGCGCCGCCGCGATGAACATCATCCCCTCCACCACCGGTGCCGCCAAGGCCGTGGGCCTCGTTTGCCCCGAGGTGAAGGGCAAGCTCACCGGCATGGCCTTCCGCGTTCCGACCCCGACCGTCTCCGCCGTCGACCTGACCGTGAAGACCGTCAAGGAGACCTCCCTCAAGGAGATCAACGCCCTCCTCAAGACCGCGTCCGAGACCTACCTCAAGGACATCCTCGGTTACACTGAGGACGAGGTCGCTTCCTCCGACTTCATC
This portion of the Actomonas aquatica genome encodes:
- the gap gene encoding type I glyceraldehyde-3-phosphate dehydrogenase, with the translated sequence MAVKVGINGFGRIGRLVFRALVEQGLLGDTLDVVAVNDLVPADNLAYLLKYDSTQGRFNGTVSSKKSSDAVAEDDVLVVNGKEIKVLAVREGPAALPWGELGVDLVIESTGLFTEDKKAQGHIDAGAKKVIISAPGKGDVATIVMGVNDASLDVKTTNLISNASCTTNCLAPLVHVLLKEGIGIEEGLMTTVHSYTATQKTVDGPSKKDWKGGRAAAMNIIPSTTGAAKAVGLVCPEVKGKLTGMAFRVPTPTVSAVDLTVKTVKETSLKEINALLKTASETYLKDILGYTEDEVASSDFIHDKLSSIYDAGSSIELNSKFFKLVSWYDNEWGYSNRVVDLAKKIAAEI
- the mnmA gene encoding tRNA 2-thiouridine(34) synthase MnmA, giving the protein MSSSSRILVALSGGVDSAVAALQLQRAGYDVEAAYMKNWINEDEIIGDCPWQQDITDARAVAEHLGIPFRVVNLMQEYRERVVAYLLDGYQRGLTPNPDVMCNRDIKFGVFAQWARGHGFDAVATGHYAQRRPLDAVAGVVDPGSPAAAGPFALIEGADPNKDQTYFLALMSQAQLALARFPIGHLQKPELRRLAAEAGLPNATKKDSQGICFIGQIKMADFLREYVPDAPGPIVRATDDTVLGEHRGLHFYTLGQRRGIGIPSNTDGKAYVVVGKRAADRALLVAFDGPDAPGLHQSEVKVHSLRWNTPTPPTTATDLEGKVRYRDPRVPLHFSPDPDDPTAATISFRDPQRGLASGQILALYDGPRLLGGGVYL
- a CDS encoding GNAT family N-acetyltransferase, whose amino-acid sequence is MSTTLERPSARWRESYLGLIAEFKARDEPLIPFPLSFPTDDFPAFLAGLEASERGENLPAGFVAHSSYWLVENDTEVVAVSNLRHELTPSLRVEGGHIGYGVRPSARRRGHATAILAATLTEARRRGIHRCLITCDRENEGSARTILRNGGVLHSEVPAPHRDCWVQRYWIELPPEG
- a CDS encoding alpha-amylase family glycosyl hydrolase is translated as MPSRANRIVQAWFNSPTSGVLELARDWKARHAPPVKFSGGLRVSSLKRVRDHSYGSESGYFVSRAGRIFFFLSNGAHPKPFARSKSVYLAGDFNGWGDAIGQEDWLMREATLDGQPVLLWCGEAAPFLAHPPMRFKFVDDEGHWFDVPGDAPNVVADDGGNRNRVVDPDRTGQHLYTFELAKPIDLTQSWRAHWAVADGDHSVPIRPGAYFNQLESKLPQGVRIEDGDTVFRLFAPRARTVELVLREPDEGGEIPAEGVRVALSRSEADPTTWEVIIEGNLHGWLYHYHLDGPRDEFSLFDPAQPVLDPWAIAAVGREGPGVVVDRSQFAPPRKPSGYRTPSWQDLVICEAHVRDLVAGAPIELTAEERRGFAGLAKWVRSPAFYLHRLGVNAVELQPIQEFDNETTEEYHWGYMTNNYFAPESSYALDPVRASGVKELQDVVRAFHERGTAVILDVVYNHVGVPGHLMFIDKLYYFAVGQEGDLSNWSGCGNDLRADAAMATRLIIESCTHLLKTYDVDGFRFDLAELLGVEVLKQIEIALKRVKPDVVLIAEPWSFRGHIAGALGETGWASWNDGYRRFLKDYVRGGSSREAFEYYLKGSPWYFAHWPAQTVNYVESHDDRTWIDEITENSDGNGHLPTANDRRRTHLMAAVLFSSIGIPMISAGQDFLRSKHGVNNTYQRGDLNALDYRRLERFSGTHTYFAEWIAFRGSETGRLLRHFSRASEGFFQFWWAPDTAAAVVLYNADLSAGDEQLLFAVNPTLHDVEVEVDATLVVGVWRRVADHEGFARPDLPAWETPLDSRIWVPALGCGLWQRVE